A DNA window from Streptococcus parapneumoniae contains the following coding sequences:
- the pepF gene encoding oligoendopeptidase F, whose protein sequence is MEQKHRSEFPEKELWDLTALYQDREDFLRAIEKAREDINQFSRDYKGNLHTFEDFEKAFAELEQIYIQMSHIGNYGFMPQTTDYSNDEFANIAQAGMEFETDASVALTFFDDALVEADEEVLDRLGELPHLTAAIRQAKIKKAHYLGADVEKALTNLGEVFYSPQDIYTKMRAGDFEMADFEAHGKTYKNSFVTYENFYQNHEDAEVREKSFRSFSEGLRKHQNTAAAAYLAQVKSEKLLADMKGYDSVFDYLLAEQEVDRAMFDRQIDLIMKDFAPVAQRYLKHVAKVNGLKKMTFADWKLDLDSALNPQVTIDDAYDLVMKSVEPLGPEYCQEVARYQEERWVDFAANSGKDSGGYAADPYRVHPYVLMSWTGRLSDVYTLIHEIGHSGQFIFSDNHQSYFNAHMSTYYVEAPSTFNELLLSDYLENQSNDPRQKRFALAHRLTDTYFHNFITHLLEAAFQRKVYTLIEEGETFGASKLNSIMKEVLTDFWGDVIEIDDDAALTWMRQAHYYMGLYSYTYSAGLVISTAGYLHLKNSETGAEDWLNLLKSGGSKTPLESAMIIGADISTDKPLRDTIQFLSDTVDQIIAYSAELGE, encoded by the coding sequence ATGGAACAAAAACACCGTTCAGAATTTCCAGAGAAGGAACTTTGGGATTTAACAGCCCTATATCAAGACCGTGAGGATTTCTTGCGTGCAATCGAGAAGGCTCGAGAAGACATCAATCAATTTAGCCGTGATTACAAGGGTAATCTTCATACTTTTGAGGATTTTGAAAAAGCCTTTGCGGAATTGGAGCAAATCTACATTCAGATGAGCCATATTGGCAACTATGGTTTTATGCCTCAGACGACAGACTATAGCAATGACGAATTTGCCAATATTGCCCAAGCTGGGATGGAATTTGAAACAGACGCCAGCGTAGCTCTGACCTTCTTTGACGATGCCTTGGTGGAAGCTGATGAGGAAGTCTTGGACCGTTTGGGTGAATTACCTCATTTGACAGCGGCCATTCGTCAGGCCAAAATCAAAAAAGCCCACTATCTAGGGGCTGATGTGGAGAAGGCCTTGACCAATCTCGGTGAAGTTTTCTACAGTCCACAGGACATTTACACTAAGATGCGAGCTGGGGATTTTGAAATGGCTGACTTTGAAGCTCATGGCAAGACTTATAAAAACAGCTTTGTGACCTATGAAAATTTCTACCAAAATCATGAGGATGCTGAGGTTCGTGAGAAATCCTTCCGTTCCTTCTCAGAAGGTCTTCGTAAGCACCAAAATACGGCTGCAGCAGCCTATCTAGCCCAAGTCAAGTCTGAAAAACTACTGGCAGATATGAAAGGTTACGACTCAGTCTTTGATTATCTTCTGGCTGAGCAGGAAGTGGACCGTGCCATGTTTGACCGCCAGATTGACCTCATCATGAAGGATTTTGCGCCGGTTGCTCAGAGATACCTCAAGCATGTTGCCAAGGTGAATGGTCTTAAAAAGATGACCTTTGCAGACTGGAAATTGGATTTGGATAGTGCCCTCAATCCTCAAGTGACCATTGACGACGCTTATGATTTGGTCATGAAGTCGGTAGAACCTTTGGGGCCAGAATATTGTCAAGAAGTTGCTCGCTATCAAGAAGAGCGCTGGGTGGACTTTGCTGCCAATAGTGGCAAGGATTCCGGAGGTTATGCGGCGGATCCATATCGCGTGCACCCTTATGTCCTCATGAGCTGGACAGGCCGTTTGAGTGATGTCTATACCTTGATTCATGAAATCGGGCATTCTGGTCAATTTATCTTTTCTGACAACCACCAAAGCTATTTCAACGCCCACATGTCGACCTATTATGTTGAAGCACCGTCAACCTTCAATGAATTGCTTCTCAGTGATTACTTGGAGAACCAGTCTAATGACCCACGTCAAAAACGCTTCGCTCTGGCTCACCGCTTAACAGACACCTACTTCCATAACTTTATCACTCACCTTTTGGAAGCAGCCTTCCAGCGTAAAGTGTATACATTGATTGAAGAAGGAGAAACTTTCGGAGCAAGCAAGCTCAACAGCATTATGAAGGAAGTTTTGACGGATTTCTGGGGAGATGTCATTGAAATCGACGATGATGCAGCTTTGACTTGGATGCGTCAAGCTCACTACTACATGGGCTTGTATAGCTACACTTACTCAGCAGGACTAGTCATCTCGACAGCTGGTTACCTTCATCTTAAAAACTCAGAAACTGGAGCTGAAGACTGGCTCAATCTCCTCAAATCAGGTGGTAGCAAGACACCACTTGAGTCAGCCATGATTATCGGTGCTGATATTTCAACAGACAAACCACTCCGTGATACCATCCAATTCTTGTCTGACACAGTTGACCAGATTATCGCCTACAGTGCTGAGTTGGGGGAATAG
- the prmA gene encoding 50S ribosomal protein L11 methyltransferase, with protein sequence METWQELKVTVKREGEELVSNLLIELGAQGVAIEDSMDYVGNVDRFGEIFPEVEQQEEIVVTAYYPDTVDVTVVEADLQARLAELTDFMDLGEVKMGTTALAEEDWADNWKKYYEPARITHDLTIVPSWTDYEATAGEKIIKLDPGMAFGTGTHPTTKMSLFALEQVLRGGETVLDVGTGSGVLSIASSLLGAKEIFAYDLDDVAVRVAQENIELNPDMENIHVAAGDLLKGVEIEADVIVANILADILIHMTDDAYRLIKDEGYLIMSGIIKDKWDMVRESAESAGFFLETHMIQGEWNACVFKKTKDISGVIGG encoded by the coding sequence ATGGAAACATGGCAAGAGTTAAAAGTTACAGTGAAGCGTGAGGGGGAGGAGTTGGTTTCCAATCTCTTGATTGAGCTGGGAGCGCAAGGCGTTGCGATTGAAGACAGCATGGACTATGTGGGAAATGTTGACCGCTTCGGTGAGATTTTCCCAGAGGTTGAGCAACAGGAAGAAATCGTTGTGACCGCCTACTACCCTGACACGGTGGATGTGACAGTGGTTGAGGCGGACTTGCAGGCTCGCCTAGCAGAATTGACAGATTTTATGGATTTGGGTGAAGTTAAGATGGGGACGACTGCCTTGGCTGAGGAAGACTGGGCAGACAACTGGAAGAAATACTATGAACCCGCTCGCATCACCCATGATTTGACTATCGTGCCGTCGTGGACAGACTATGAGGCGACTGCGGGAGAAAAGATTATCAAGCTGGATCCAGGTATGGCTTTTGGTACGGGGACCCATCCAACCACTAAGATGAGCCTCTTTGCCTTGGAGCAGGTCCTTCGTGGTGGCGAAACGGTGCTAGATGTGGGGACTGGTTCAGGGGTTCTCTCTATTGCCAGCTCGTTGCTTGGTGCCAAGGAAATTTTCGCCTATGACCTAGATGATGTGGCAGTTCGTGTTGCTCAGGAAAATATTGAGCTCAACCCTGATATGGAAAACATCCATGTAGCTGCAGGTGATTTGCTTAAGGGTGTTGAGATTGAGGCAGATGTCATCGTGGCTAATATCTTGGCGGATATCCTCATTCATATGACGGATGATGCTTACCGCTTGATCAAGGATGAAGGCTACCTCATCATGAGTGGAATTATTAAGGACAAGTGGGACATGGTGCGCGAGTCGGCTGAGTCAGCTGGATTTTTCCTTGAAACTCATATGATCCAAGGGGAATGGAATGCCTGTGTCTTTAAGAAAACCAAGGATATTTCCGGTGTGATTGGAGGCTAG
- a CDS encoding tyrosine-type recombinase/integrase yields MAYIEYKQRGKKRLWSFSIRERSKSLLHKSGFKTKREAKIEAEKVLHKLNTGSILRSNMTLSELYQEWLDLKILPSSRSEVTKKKYIMRKKVIERLFGDKPVSQIKPSEYQKIMNEYGKSASRNFLGRLNSCIRASIQMAIADKVVIEDFTAYVDLFSTKSGQKVEEKYLHTESDYQKVLVYLKSKFDYQKSIVPYVIYFLFKTGMRFSELIALTWDDVDEVGEQVKTYRRYNTAIHKFTPPKNNTSIRLVPITSDMLSLLKTLKMLQLKTNKELNIDNKNNLIFQHFGYAYDVPDIGTVNKAIKVMLMELEIFPIISTKGARHTYGSYLWHNNIDLGVIAKILGHKDISMLVEVYGHTLEEKISEEFMAVKSLL; encoded by the coding sequence ATGGCTTATATCGAGTATAAACAGCGTGGGAAGAAAAGGCTTTGGTCGTTCTCTATACGTGAGAGGAGCAAGAGCCTACTCCATAAAAGCGGATTTAAAACAAAACGAGAAGCTAAAATAGAAGCTGAGAAGGTGCTTCATAAGTTAAACACAGGAAGTATTTTGCGTTCTAATATGACTTTATCGGAACTTTATCAAGAATGGCTTGATTTAAAAATTTTACCTAGTAGTAGAAGTGAGGTCACAAAAAAGAAATACATCATGAGAAAAAAGGTCATCGAAAGGCTATTTGGAGATAAACCTGTATCACAAATTAAGCCCAGCGAGTATCAAAAAATCATGAATGAATATGGGAAAAGTGCCTCAAGGAATTTTTTGGGGAGATTAAACTCTTGTATTCGAGCAAGCATACAGATGGCTATTGCTGATAAAGTAGTGATAGAAGATTTTACTGCTTATGTAGATTTGTTTTCAACTAAGAGTGGACAAAAGGTTGAAGAAAAGTATTTACATACTGAATCTGATTATCAAAAAGTCTTAGTGTATTTGAAAAGTAAGTTTGATTATCAGAAATCTATTGTACCGTATGTGATTTATTTTCTTTTTAAAACAGGCATGCGTTTTTCTGAGTTGATAGCTTTGACTTGGGATGATGTGGATGAAGTTGGAGAGCAAGTTAAAACTTATCGTCGTTACAATACCGCTATTCATAAGTTTACTCCACCAAAAAACAATACTTCAATAAGATTAGTTCCCATTACTTCAGATATGCTTTCCTTGTTAAAAACATTGAAAATGTTACAACTAAAAACAAACAAAGAACTAAACATTGACAATAAAAATAATTTGATTTTTCAGCATTTTGGCTATGCCTACGATGTTCCAGATATTGGAACAGTTAATAAGGCTATAAAGGTAATGTTAATGGAACTGGAGATTTTTCCGATAATTAGTACCAAGGGTGCTAGACACACTTATGGTAGTTATCTATGGCATAATAACATTGATTTGGGAGTTATTGCGAAAATTTTAGGACACAAAGATATCTCTATGCTTGTTGAAGTTTATGGTCATACATTGGAGGAGAAAATTAGTGAGGAATTTATGGCTGTGAAAAGTTTGTTGTAA
- a CDS encoding cell division protein FtsK, with amino-acid sequence MRMLNQTIRVKSKYPYLIRPRNITILRLFIQIFVFLLLISSWVAIIPFIARLVFSMFFISLLFLVERFFRSNFIANLRNKLNIREALFFMLISLNLYDELDNDVVDTAVLYFDVSEDDKVIICAPLFGNRYLKTLKNLEEYLCPTLGLSLISKKEEIDKIIYVLGHVNQIEQYVFNGQTQTLSRDFFEDIPSPIIKLSNTQKFSLKSNTNLGIYGRTGTGKTIALQWYLFNALAKGCGTADNTYLGIVDGKAADLYGLGKLLQEELGEQITAGSSPQMLAKLSREFLEIMNERFEIIERNSTLNSDAYDLGMTPNFLFIDELASIRDSCGSSKQGKELWNEILQNLGLIARKGRQAGCHLVLSTQDPNAENIPVELRNQISAVLYLGGPGADRLKMAFSMCELENVPTVSDRKGEALFYADGLNTVEPVLTIVPFVDLKTKKEFLQIVRNILPTNEGLSS; translated from the coding sequence ATGAGAATGTTGAATCAAACAATTCGTGTGAAGAGTAAATACCCTTACTTGATTCGTCCCCGAAATATTACAATTCTAAGATTGTTTATTCAAATTTTTGTCTTTTTACTCTTAATATCTTCGTGGGTTGCTATAATTCCATTTATTGCACGTCTAGTCTTTTCCATGTTTTTTATAAGTCTTCTTTTTTTAGTAGAGAGGTTCTTTCGTTCTAATTTTATAGCAAATTTAAGAAACAAGCTCAATATCAGAGAAGCATTGTTTTTTATGTTAATTAGTTTAAATTTGTATGATGAGCTAGATAATGACGTAGTAGATACAGCAGTTCTATATTTTGACGTTTCTGAGGATGACAAAGTTATTATTTGTGCCCCATTATTTGGGAACCGTTATCTGAAAACCTTGAAAAATTTAGAGGAATATCTATGCCCCACTTTGGGGTTGTCCTTAATTTCTAAAAAAGAAGAAATCGACAAAATAATATATGTGTTAGGTCACGTAAATCAAATTGAGCAGTACGTATTCAATGGTCAGACTCAGACTTTGTCAAGAGATTTTTTTGAAGACATTCCTAGTCCAATTATCAAGCTGTCAAATACACAGAAATTTAGTCTAAAGTCCAACACTAACCTAGGTATATATGGAAGAACGGGAACAGGCAAAACAATAGCTCTGCAATGGTACTTATTTAACGCACTGGCTAAAGGTTGTGGGACTGCTGATAATACTTATTTAGGCATAGTAGATGGTAAGGCAGCTGACTTATATGGTCTTGGTAAGCTACTACAAGAAGAATTAGGAGAGCAAATAACAGCAGGCTCTTCACCTCAAATGTTAGCAAAATTATCAAGAGAATTTCTTGAGATTATGAATGAACGTTTTGAAATTATTGAGCGAAACAGCACACTAAATTCTGACGCTTATGACTTAGGCATGACACCAAACTTTCTATTTATTGATGAACTTGCTTCCATCCGCGATAGTTGTGGTTCTAGCAAACAGGGGAAAGAACTTTGGAATGAAATTCTACAAAATTTAGGGTTGATTGCCCGTAAAGGAAGGCAGGCTGGTTGTCACTTAGTATTATCCACACAAGACCCTAATGCTGAGAATATTCCAGTAGAATTGAGAAATCAAATATCGGCAGTTTTATACCTTGGAGGTCCAGGTGCTGATCGATTGAAGATGGCTTTTAGCATGTGCGAATTAGAAAACGTTCCTACGGTTTCAGATAGAAAAGGAGAGGCTCTCTTTTATGCTGATGGACTTAATACAGTAGAGCCAGTGCTAACAATTGTGCCATTTGTTGATTTAAAAACTAAGAAAGAGTTTTTACAGATAGTTAGAAACATACTGCCAACTAATGAAGGTCTTTCGAGCTAG
- a CDS encoding NUDIX hydrolase codes for MDIEISDFTGCKIALFCGDKLLTILRDDKASIPWPNMWELPGGGREGDESPFECVAREVFEELGIHLTEDCLLWSKVYPSMLFADKQSVFLVGKLTQEQFDQIVFGDEGQGYQLMNVEEFLSSSQVVPQLQERLKDYLKVSD; via the coding sequence ATGGACATAGAAATTTCTGATTTCACAGGCTGTAAGATTGCTTTGTTTTGTGGGGATAAGCTTTTGACTATCTTACGCGATGATAAGGCAAGCATTCCCTGGCCCAATATGTGGGAACTGCCCGGTGGGGGACGCGAGGGGGATGAAAGTCCTTTTGAGTGCGTAGCGCGTGAAGTTTTTGAGGAACTGGGAATTCATCTGACTGAGGATTGTCTGCTTTGGAGCAAGGTTTACCCAAGTATGCTTTTTGCGGATAAACAATCTGTATTTCTAGTCGGCAAGTTAACGCAAGAACAGTTTGACCAGATTGTATTTGGAGATGAAGGACAGGGCTATCAGTTAATGAATGTCGAGGAATTTCTTAGTTCCAGTCAAGTTGTCCCTCAGTTGCAAGAGAGATTAAAAGATTATTTAAAAGTAAGTGATTAG
- a CDS encoding M50 family metallopeptidase, which translates to MKKIGIYLVYVLAVVFIMLAFACGTIAFAELGYSAVLVFTFGYAFALLSMYVIFILHELGHAFCGYLTGYRLVAFGLGHFILTKKSGRFHLSRTAILKNVGAQYIGLKEDESDQRIILMLSGGLMVHLSLILLAIVFGFLTRSWYFAGTWIFLNLSFFLNNILPVGITDGAKIWELLQHPENTKYAYLMLRHSAQTLLAPQEYDLKDFIISVDEDVRGSFAESVQTLQGLVFILDDNIELAKQQFQSVLEKTDNPMSKTISQLYLLQIALIEGDNKKVEEYASIRGVKSFLSLKTAEMQVIQAWYQFKVKKDVVQTHKAMKIARQKMNSSRMLRDEKSYYQNWLVELEKELTEGV; encoded by the coding sequence ATGAAGAAAATTGGGATTTATTTGGTTTATGTGCTAGCTGTTGTCTTTATTATGCTGGCTTTTGCTTGTGGAACAATCGCATTTGCAGAGTTGGGGTATTCCGCAGTTTTAGTTTTTACTTTTGGTTATGCCTTCGCTCTTCTAAGTATGTATGTAATCTTTATTCTTCATGAACTGGGACATGCTTTTTGTGGCTACTTGACAGGCTATAGGCTGGTGGCTTTTGGATTAGGACATTTTATTTTGACCAAAAAGTCAGGCAGGTTTCATCTTAGTAGAACAGCCATTCTGAAAAATGTTGGTGCTCAATACATTGGTTTAAAAGAGGATGAAAGCGATCAAAGAATCATCCTGATGCTTTCAGGAGGCTTGATGGTTCATCTCAGCTTGATATTATTGGCGATAGTGTTTGGATTTTTGACAAGAAGCTGGTATTTTGCAGGAACTTGGATTTTTCTTAATTTGTCTTTCTTCCTAAATAACATTTTGCCAGTCGGCATCACCGATGGCGCAAAAATTTGGGAATTGCTACAACACCCTGAAAATACGAAATACGCCTACCTGATGTTGAGGCATTCTGCCCAGACCTTGCTAGCTCCTCAAGAATATGATTTAAAAGACTTTATCATATCTGTTGATGAGGATGTAAGAGGGAGTTTTGCAGAAAGTGTTCAAACTCTTCAGGGGTTGGTATTCATATTGGATGATAATATAGAACTTGCAAAGCAACAGTTTCAGTCTGTGCTAGAGAAAACAGATAATCCAATGTCTAAAACTATTTCTCAATTATACCTTCTTCAAATTGCTCTGATAGAAGGAGATAATAAGAAAGTGGAAGAATATGCAAGTATTCGAGGGGTCAAATCCTTTTTATCTCTAAAAACAGCAGAAATGCAGGTCATTCAAGCTTGGTATCAATTTAAGGTAAAGAAAGATGTAGTTCAAACTCACAAGGCTATGAAGATTGCTAGACAGAAAATGAATAGCAGTCGGATGTTACGGGATGAGAAAAGTTATTATCAAAATTGGTTAGTCGAGCTGGAAAAGGAATTAACTGAAGGAGTCTAA
- a CDS encoding replication initiation factor domain-containing protein codes for MNTVRIDYFAVTVKDVSPERVLTDILLIPLENFTLNDWGINKYKQHYSCSEIKVYFNADRLSMGVFIELKGQGCRQYEEFLNSNENNWIALISRLYHHNANFTRLDIAHDIFDGSLDVQRIYDYCKKGLCISKAKHFEYHEKSVLDSGERVGETVAIGSRGNQQWCIYNKRMEQLGKQELVEVPSWIRAELRCWQEKANIIAEQLFLKRPLSSIYFEAINGHYRFVRPNATDSNLWRRKKVKWWIDYLGTENQTVLSITRAKTTLRQSEAWTEKQVAKTLAKVYIAKYQAYDVQKAEHYIQSLLKEGLSRLTDNDEKDIEQYIREQNSSQLWGTDGRSD; via the coding sequence ATGAATACAGTTAGAATAGATTATTTTGCTGTGACTGTTAAGGATGTTTCGCCAGAAAGAGTTCTGACAGACATCCTTTTGATTCCTCTTGAAAACTTTACCTTGAATGATTGGGGCATAAATAAGTATAAGCAACATTATTCTTGTTCAGAAATTAAGGTGTATTTTAATGCTGATAGGCTTTCTATGGGTGTATTTATTGAATTAAAAGGGCAAGGTTGTCGTCAATATGAAGAATTTTTAAACAGTAACGAAAATAATTGGATTGCTTTGATAAGTCGTTTATATCATCATAATGCCAACTTTACTAGACTAGATATTGCCCACGACATATTTGACGGTAGCTTAGATGTTCAACGAATATATGACTATTGCAAGAAAGGATTATGTATCTCGAAAGCAAAACACTTTGAATATCATGAGAAATCAGTTCTAGATTCTGGTGAGCGTGTAGGAGAAACAGTTGCAATAGGTTCACGAGGTAATCAGCAGTGGTGCATATACAATAAACGTATGGAGCAACTTGGTAAGCAAGAGCTTGTAGAAGTTCCGTCTTGGATTCGCGCAGAGCTTAGATGTTGGCAGGAAAAGGCTAATATAATTGCAGAGCAGTTATTTTTAAAACGTCCCTTATCGTCAATCTATTTTGAGGCTATCAATGGTCATTATCGCTTTGTTCGTCCAAATGCGACAGATAGCAATCTTTGGAGAAGAAAAAAAGTCAAGTGGTGGATAGATTATCTAGGAACTGAAAACCAGACAGTTCTTAGTATTACAAGGGCTAAAACGACACTACGGCAGTCTGAGGCTTGGACAGAGAAACAAGTTGCGAAAACATTAGCAAAAGTCTATATTGCAAAGTATCAGGCCTATGATGTTCAAAAGGCGGAACATTATATTCAAAGCTTACTCAAAGAGGGACTTTCAAGGCTAACTGATAATGATGAAAAGGATATAGAACAATATATAAGAGAACAGAATAGTTCCCAACTTTGGGGAACCGATGGAAGGAGTGACTGA
- a CDS encoding DUF3173 domain-containing protein, giving the protein MADTISNKDLISMGYRPSTANAIIHQARDILVSRGYTFYNRKRLMVVPKSVVKELLGMDL; this is encoded by the coding sequence ATGGCAGATACTATATCAAATAAGGATTTGATTTCAATGGGTTATAGGCCATCAACAGCTAATGCTATTATTCATCAGGCAAGAGATATACTTGTTTCCAGAGGGTATACATTTTATAATAGAAAACGTTTGATGGTTGTTCCCAAAAGTGTTGTGAAAGAGTTGTTGGGAATGGACTTGTGA
- a CDS encoding DUF3013 family protein, translated as MATYGFLDVLEEELEKNFPFDFEISWDKRNHAVEVSFLLEAQNAAGVEMVDEDGEVSSDDILFEEAVLFYNPAKSTVNEEDYLAVIPYLPKKGFSREFLAYFALFLKDTAEVGLDALMDFLEDPEAEEFVMEWNQEVFEEGKVGLEEGEFYPYPRY; from the coding sequence ATGGCAACATATGGATTTTTAGATGTTTTAGAGGAAGAGTTGGAGAAGAATTTTCCCTTTGACTTTGAGATTAGTTGGGACAAGCGTAACCACGCGGTTGAAGTGAGTTTTCTATTGGAAGCGCAAAATGCTGCAGGTGTGGAGATGGTGGATGAAGATGGAGAGGTTTCATCAGACGACATTCTTTTTGAGGAAGCGGTGCTTTTTTACAATCCTGCCAAATCAACAGTCAATGAGGAAGACTATTTGGCTGTCATCCCTTACCTGCCTAAAAAGGGATTTTCTCGTGAATTTTTAGCTTATTTTGCGCTATTCCTTAAAGATACTGCCGAGGTTGGACTAGATGCCCTTATGGACTTTTTGGAAGACCCGGAAGCAGAAGAATTCGTCATGGAATGGAACCAAGAAGTCTTTGAAGAAGGAAAAGTTGGCTTGGAAGAGGGAGAGTTTTATCCTTATCCGAGATACTAG
- a CDS encoding 16S rRNA (uracil(1498)-N(3))-methyltransferase, translated as MQQYFVKGSAISPVTIDDKETSKHMFQVMRLKEDDEVTLVFDDGIKRLARVLDVEVRQFELIQELADNVELPVQVTIASGFPKGDKLEFITQKVTELGASQIWAFPADWSVAKWDGKKLGKKVEKLEKIVLGAAEQSKRNRVPSIQLFEKKADFLAQFDQFDSIIVAYEESAKEGEVAALLQAVSGLEKGAKLLFIFGPEGGLSPAEIESFEAEGAVLAGLGPRILRAETAPLYALSALSVLLELEK; from the coding sequence ATGCAACAGTATTTTGTCAAAGGCAGTGCTATCTCTCCTGTCACCATCGATGACAAGGAAACCAGCAAGCATATGTTTCAGGTTATGCGCTTGAAAGAAGATGACGAGGTTACTTTGGTCTTTGATGATGGAATTAAGCGCTTGGCGCGTGTGTTGGATGTGGAAGTCCGTCAGTTTGAGTTGATCCAAGAATTGGCTGACAATGTGGAACTGCCCGTCCAAGTGACCATTGCATCTGGTTTTCCCAAGGGAGACAAGCTGGAGTTTATCACTCAGAAAGTAACAGAACTAGGTGCCAGTCAAATCTGGGCCTTTCCTGCTGACTGGTCAGTAGCCAAATGGGATGGCAAGAAATTGGGTAAAAAGGTTGAAAAACTAGAAAAAATCGTTCTTGGAGCAGCAGAACAAAGCAAGCGAAATCGTGTCCCAAGTATCCAGCTTTTTGAAAAGAAAGCAGATTTTCTAGCTCAGTTTGACCAGTTTGACTCTATCATAGTAGCCTATGAAGAATCAGCAAAAGAAGGAGAAGTCGCTGCGCTCTTACAAGCGGTCTCTGGTCTTGAAAAAGGAGCCAAACTGCTCTTTATCTTTGGTCCAGAAGGTGGTCTGTCACCTGCGGAAATTGAGAGTTTTGAAGCTGAGGGAGCAGTCTTGGCAGGACTTGGTCCTCGCATTTTGCGAGCAGAAACAGCACCGCTTTACGCTTTATCAGCCCTTAGTGTTTTATTAGAATTAGAGAAATAA
- a CDS encoding replication-associated recombination protein A, with amino-acid sequence MPDNLALRMRPKTIDQVIGQEHLVGQGKIIRRMVEANRLSSMILYGPPGIGKTSIASAIAGTTKYAFRTFNATVDSKKRLQEIAEEAKFSGGLVLLLDEIHRLDKTKQDFLLPLLESGLVIMIGATTENPFFSVTPAIRSRVQIFELEPLSNQDVKEALQIALCNPERGFDFPVELDEDALDFIATSTNGDLRSAFNSLDLAVLSTPENDKGIRHITLNIMENSLQRSYITMDKDGDGHYDVLSALQKSIRGSDVDASLHYAARLIEAGDLPSLARRLTVIAYEDIGLANPEAQIHTVTALDAAQRIGFPEARILIANVVIDLALSPKSNSAYVAMDKALADLKTSGHLPIPRHLRDGHYSGSKELGNAQDYLYPHSYPGNWVKQDYLPKKIRNHHYFQAEDTGKYERALAQRKEAIDRLRKI; translated from the coding sequence ATGCCAGACAATCTCGCGCTTCGTATGCGCCCTAAAACCATCGACCAGGTCATCGGTCAGGAACATCTGGTCGGACAAGGAAAAATCATCCGCCGCATGGTGGAAGCCAACCGCCTGTCCTCCATGATTCTCTACGGCCCTCCGGGAATCGGCAAGACCAGTATTGCCTCTGCCATCGCAGGAACGACCAAGTATGCCTTTCGAACTTTCAATGCGACAGTTGATAGTAAAAAGCGACTGCAAGAAATTGCGGAAGAGGCTAAATTCTCTGGTGGTCTCGTCCTATTACTAGACGAGATTCATCGACTGGATAAGACCAAACAAGACTTCCTCTTGCCTCTTTTGGAAAGTGGTCTGGTCATCATGATTGGGGCTACGACTGAAAATCCTTTCTTTTCTGTCACTCCTGCCATTCGCAGTCGCGTTCAAATTTTTGAGTTGGAACCTCTGTCTAACCAAGACGTTAAAGAGGCCCTGCAGATCGCTCTATGTAACCCTGAACGTGGTTTTGATTTCCCAGTAGAACTAGATGAGGATGCGCTGGATTTCATCGCAACCTCTACAAACGGAGACCTTCGCTCTGCCTTTAACTCACTGGACTTGGCTGTTCTCTCTACCCCTGAGAATGACAAGGGCATCCGCCATATCACCCTAAACATCATGGAAAATAGCCTGCAGCGGAGTTATATTACTATGGACAAAGACGGAGATGGACACTATGATGTGCTCTCAGCCCTGCAAAAATCCATCCGTGGCTCCGATGTGGATGCCAGTCTCCACTATGCTGCCCGCTTGATTGAGGCTGGTGATTTGCCTAGTCTCGCTCGTCGCTTGACTGTTATCGCCTATGAAGATATCGGTTTGGCCAATCCTGAGGCCCAGATTCATACCGTGACTGCTCTGGATGCTGCACAAAGGATTGGTTTCCCAGAAGCCCGCATCCTCATTGCCAATGTCGTGATTGATTTGGCCCTTTCTCCAAAATCCAACTCAGCCTATGTAGCTATGGACAAGGCACTTGCTGACCTCAAAACATCAGGGCACTTGCCTATTCCGCGACACCTGCGTGATGGGCACTACAGCGGAAGCAAGGAACTGGGGAATGCCCAAGACTATCTCTATCCACACAGCTACCCTGGAAATTGGGTCAAGCAAGACTATCTGCCAAAAAAAATCCGCAATCATCACTATTTCCAAGCAGAAGATACTGGTAAATATGAACGGGCTTTGGCTCAAAGGAAGGAAGCTATCGACCGTTTGCGAAAAATCTGA